One window of the Chryseotalea sp. WA131a genome contains the following:
- a CDS encoding HipA N-terminal domain-containing protein has protein sequence MLSVLKGLFKEPLGMARTKTQVQSHEKFELGYKELEIGTLTFKDGVWVFKYADEFKSQNEIQPMIDFPDTNKTYRSDELWPFFLSRIPGLSQPAVKELLRKEKINEEDEAALLKRFGKTSITSPFTLVPEMA, from the coding sequence ATGTTATCAGTGTTGAAAGGTTTGTTTAAAGAGCCATTAGGAATGGCAAGGACGAAAACTCAGGTACAAAGTCATGAGAAGTTTGAGCTTGGCTACAAGGAATTGGAAATAGGCACGCTTACTTTTAAAGATGGTGTGTGGGTTTTCAAGTATGCTGATGAATTTAAAAGTCAGAATGAAATTCAGCCTATGATTGATTTTCCAGATACTAATAAAACGTATCGGTCGGATGAATTATGGCCATTTTTCTTAAGTCGTATTCCTGGGTTAAGTCAGCCAGCCGTTAAAGAATTGTTGCGTAAGGAAAAGATTAATGAAGAAGATGAAGCAGCACTTTTGAAACGCTTTGGTAAGACAAGTATTACAAGTCCATTTACGCTTGTGCCTGAAATGGCTTAA
- a CDS encoding IPT/TIG domain-containing protein gives MKKLMLSLLSFILLITCSKDDKTPALAITSISPAQGTSGSTINLTGIGFGTSVSENIVLLNGKTCIVKSASTTQLRITIPIGASTGRLQVTVGNQTAFSSLFTCEASVYVAGSEAIDATNLTNDVAKYWMNDSAVSLSYIWYSTEANSIFVTDNDVYVAGSEPIGTNTYYLAMYWKNGTAVRLSDGSKNASAKSIFVSDNDVYAAGFE, from the coding sequence ATGAAGAAGTTAATGCTCAGTCTATTATCCTTCATACTATTAATCACCTGCTCTAAAGATGACAAAACACCAGCATTAGCCATAACATCCATTTCCCCAGCTCAAGGAACCTCCGGGTCTACCATAAACCTTACTGGTATAGGGTTTGGTACCTCGGTTTCAGAGAATATCGTTTTACTGAATGGAAAAACTTGCATTGTAAAATCTGCCTCCACCACTCAATTAAGAATTACTATACCTATTGGAGCGAGTACAGGCAGACTACAGGTAACAGTGGGTAACCAAACAGCTTTCTCTTCATTATTCACTTGTGAGGCTTCAGTATACGTTGCAGGCTCTGAGGCCATTGATGCGACCAACTTAACAAATGATGTTGCCAAATACTGGATGAACGACTCGGCCGTGAGCCTTAGTTATATCTGGTACAGCACTGAAGCCAATTCCATTTTTGTGACGGATAATGACGTGTATGTAGCAGGCTCTGAACCTATCGGGACAAATACATATTATTTGGCCATGTACTGGAAGAACGGCACGGCCGTTAGACTTAGCGATGGTTCAAAAAATGCAAGCGCCAAATCAATTTTTGTATCTGATAATGACGTATATGCTGCCGGCTTTGAATAG
- a CDS encoding insulinase family protein: MSIYRLYPASLIFLLLSCLNVFSQPNPILKVHEYVLDNGFKISLNYDSTATNVFGAVLVNAGSKHESPDATGMAHYLEHLLFKGTDKLGTTNFELEKIHIDSITFLYDLLARTSDKAQKDNLLRKINQQAIKASKYGLPNEFDKLLREIGGTGINAFTNKEITFYHNSFPGNELEKWMSLYAERFRNPIFRSFQTELEVVYEEKNRALDNLQTKIFDETLKLVYPNHPYGQWSTLGSVEHLKNPSISKMQAFFNKYYVANNMALILSGNFNLQEALWLAKKYFGTLKSDPNLNTRVQPPDPIVGNPTTKRRITPVKVALLSYQTPPANHPDRPVFDVIEYMLFNEGETGLLNKIQLRNEMLYVGSFGTIQNESSVLSVFYVPKIIGQSLRRAEEKVKNEINRLKTGDFDVSFLSSAKSEIGIDFQKSLENNESRGIKIGEAINMGNTWIETLSYPSKISSVTKNDIIRVANHYFGENYAKLVSRTGFGKKNKLSKPSFKAVKNEQKGISEFGHTWELIETAKAKERFVDFNTDIDVLDKNTHSIYATKNPVNSLFYLTINFHKGTVKEPKLSVAAQCMNYAATNDKNIEQLKLAFSEIGCTYFFSASSNYSTVTLEGEEQNLAKALALLNDLIKDGKTDKTTKDLVFNSIKTERKLEGRSPSAIGTALFWYGALGQLSYYVSRESLKNIKETDASEYISLYKSIAKDYKMDILFSGSTSAQKLNELFRTTFSLSGNLKSDPLNPMIGRDITENVIYIVNDKKAVQSQIYFYVKGEKYPRAEYGLKNAFNEYFGGGFSGLAMQEIREYRSLAYSTGGNYSPSIVDEMPGSFYGYIGCQADKSNEAIEVMQNLVTNMPVKKEREDMLQKSLKMAINTNFPNFKTLPLTVRGWRTMGYIQDPNREASILYNDIGMEVINQFYQKHIKGKPYIITIYGDLKRMDIQRLSKFGKIVRLERKEFFVE; the protein is encoded by the coding sequence ATGAGCATTTATAGGTTATACCCGGCATCACTCATTTTCTTGCTACTTTCGTGTCTCAACGTCTTTTCTCAGCCAAATCCGATATTGAAAGTGCATGAGTATGTACTCGACAATGGTTTTAAAATATCACTCAATTATGATTCCACCGCAACCAATGTCTTTGGAGCCGTTTTAGTAAATGCTGGATCAAAACATGAAAGCCCTGATGCAACAGGCATGGCTCATTATCTTGAACACCTACTTTTTAAGGGAACAGATAAGTTGGGTACCACCAACTTTGAATTGGAAAAAATTCACATCGATTCGATTACCTTCCTATACGATCTCTTGGCGCGGACTTCCGATAAAGCACAAAAGGATAATCTACTACGGAAAATTAACCAACAAGCAATTAAAGCATCTAAATACGGCTTACCGAATGAGTTTGATAAATTACTAAGAGAAATTGGAGGAACTGGCATCAATGCTTTTACCAACAAGGAAATTACATTTTATCACAATTCATTTCCCGGCAATGAATTAGAAAAATGGATGAGCTTGTATGCCGAACGTTTTAGAAATCCCATTTTTAGATCGTTTCAAACAGAACTCGAAGTTGTCTATGAAGAAAAGAATAGGGCACTGGACAACTTACAAACAAAAATTTTCGATGAGACTTTGAAATTAGTTTATCCCAATCATCCTTATGGGCAGTGGTCTACGCTAGGGAGTGTCGAGCATTTAAAAAACCCTTCAATTTCCAAGATGCAAGCGTTCTTTAATAAGTATTATGTTGCTAACAACATGGCACTGATTTTATCAGGAAACTTTAATTTACAGGAAGCTTTATGGTTGGCCAAGAAATATTTTGGCACTCTAAAATCAGATCCAAACCTAAATACAAGAGTGCAACCACCAGATCCAATTGTTGGAAATCCTACAACGAAACGCAGAATTACACCAGTTAAAGTTGCGCTGCTATCCTATCAAACGCCTCCAGCCAATCACCCTGATAGGCCGGTATTTGATGTGATAGAATATATGCTATTCAACGAAGGCGAAACAGGGTTGCTGAATAAAATTCAGCTTAGGAACGAAATGCTTTACGTAGGATCATTTGGTACCATCCAGAATGAGAGTAGCGTGCTTTCTGTTTTTTATGTGCCCAAGATTATTGGACAATCATTGAGGAGAGCCGAAGAAAAAGTCAAAAATGAAATCAACCGATTAAAGACCGGTGACTTTGATGTATCTTTTTTGAGCTCCGCCAAAAGTGAAATCGGAATTGACTTTCAAAAATCATTGGAAAATAATGAAAGTCGTGGGATTAAGATAGGAGAGGCAATCAATATGGGGAATACCTGGATTGAAACGCTTTCTTATCCCAGTAAAATAAGCAGCGTGACAAAGAATGATATTATAAGAGTGGCCAATCACTATTTTGGCGAAAACTATGCAAAACTTGTGTCTCGAACGGGCTTCGGGAAGAAAAATAAACTTAGCAAGCCATCTTTCAAAGCTGTTAAAAATGAACAAAAGGGGATTTCAGAATTTGGACATACTTGGGAGCTAATAGAAACTGCGAAAGCAAAAGAAAGGTTTGTAGATTTTAACACGGATATTGATGTGCTCGATAAAAATACTCATTCCATTTATGCAACAAAGAATCCCGTAAATAGCCTGTTTTACCTGACGATTAATTTTCACAAAGGAACAGTAAAAGAACCCAAACTTTCTGTAGCCGCCCAATGTATGAACTACGCTGCAACTAACGATAAAAATATTGAGCAGTTAAAGCTGGCATTTAGCGAAATTGGTTGTACTTATTTTTTTAGCGCTAGTTCAAACTATTCAACTGTTACATTAGAAGGTGAGGAGCAGAATTTGGCCAAAGCATTGGCACTGCTTAATGACCTAATTAAGGACGGAAAAACTGATAAGACAACGAAAGACTTGGTTTTCAATTCGATAAAGACGGAACGAAAACTGGAGGGCAGGAGTCCTAGTGCCATTGGCACTGCTCTTTTCTGGTACGGTGCACTTGGTCAATTGTCATACTATGTTTCTAGAGAAAGTCTCAAAAACATAAAAGAAACAGACGCTTCGGAATATATCTCATTGTACAAATCAATTGCTAAGGATTATAAAATGGACATATTGTTTAGTGGAAGCACTTCCGCTCAAAAACTCAATGAGCTATTTAGAACAACGTTTAGTCTATCTGGCAATTTAAAATCTGATCCGCTTAACCCTATGATTGGCAGGGATATTACTGAAAATGTCATTTACATTGTGAACGATAAAAAAGCAGTACAAAGTCAAATTTATTTCTACGTAAAAGGCGAAAAATACCCGAGAGCGGAATATGGATTAAAGAATGCATTTAATGAATATTTTGGCGGTGGATTTTCAGGTTTGGCAATGCAAGAAATTCGAGAATACCGTTCCCTTGCATACTCTACTGGTGGTAATTATTCTCCATCCATTGTTGATGAAATGCCTGGTAGCTTTTATGGTTACATCGGCTGTCAGGCCGACAAAAGCAATGAGGCTATTGAGGTTATGCAAAATTTGGTGACCAACATGCCAGTAAAGAAGGAAAGAGAAGATATGCTTCAAAAAAGTCTAAAGATGGCGATCAATACTAATTTTCCAAACTTTAAGACATTGCCATTAACTGTTCGAGGATGGAGAACAATGGGTTATATCCAAGATCCAAATAGAGAAGCTTCCATTTTGTATAACGATATTGGTATGGAAGTCATTAATCAGTTTTATCAAAAACATATAAAAGGGAAACCCTACATAATAACCATTTATGGTGATTTAAAGAGAATGGATATACAACGCTTATCAAAATTTGGAAAAATCGTGAGGCTTGAAAGAAAGGAATTTTTTGTTGAATAG
- a CDS encoding ABC transporter permease: protein MVNHIVKSAYKRILKHKTSYLICCLSLSIGLGIVFVLLQILMFELSFDSFHLNHKNKFLLEMEWNYNSTSIATPPPSGIYQVIKNESIVKNVCRAFLISDPLVYHEKVAPEKKPVNTLLKVDQEFFKIFTIETTSGDALKLFSDGRYILCTEKFAKTIHQSKSIVGDILKVEGKEYVICGIAKDWPINSSLKFDLIISTSSENLSANSEEELSFIYVELFDSESLSSLLQSLNSFIKSEFPENTPKLKGINIANQHIETDLLPNRISRLQLAIFSIVSVIILLITLSNYSSHSLTIAIKEMRSIGIKKILGINKSQLILGFFVEASLIVFSSVLLSLFLIWFLKNQLSASLSVELEFNTLSREFLFLTFATLIFCSCIITVFIYGTVTRISPSEILISAKLPKTFIHKSINYIVGFQCIVTSVFLALTMTVVQQRSYLDNLDIGFNKSNKLILDFESDRQSNQINNSPLLFKRETETLSGVNAASLTSFLQSLSIRSLRLGQTNENVEIYAIEADEGFIPLFNIEIVEGKNFSSRNELKEIILNTSAYEILKNQFQLQVGEPFPDIANSVIVGVVGNFLFNGFRSKNTPLILEYNANYSKRCIIQTTNYNEVLAGEIKQLWSKHFLGIPFEIKEFSPEYDKKFLPENRLSWILMAGAIMSIVICLLGFVGMAQYATTNRRKEMSIRKIFGSSSKQITILYFKKFLKVFFFSALLSTPITYLACEAFLNLFAYKIDFGLGIIVVCVLAQIFVILIIVSFQTIRSSMINPIIDLRYQ from the coding sequence ATGGTCAATCATATAGTAAAATCAGCTTATAAGCGTATTCTAAAACACAAAACATCCTATTTAATTTGTTGCTTAAGTCTATCAATTGGCCTTGGGATAGTATTTGTTTTGTTGCAGATACTAATGTTTGAATTAAGTTTTGATTCCTTCCACTTAAATCATAAAAATAAGTTCCTGTTAGAGATGGAATGGAATTACAACTCAACATCAATTGCTACTCCGCCTCCATCAGGAATCTACCAAGTAATAAAAAATGAAAGTATCGTTAAAAATGTTTGTAGAGCTTTTTTAATTTCTGATCCCTTAGTCTATCATGAAAAGGTAGCTCCTGAAAAAAAGCCCGTTAATACACTATTGAAAGTTGATCAAGAGTTTTTTAAAATATTTACTATTGAAACAACTTCTGGTGATGCATTAAAATTATTCTCAGATGGTAGATACATTTTATGCACAGAAAAATTTGCTAAAACGATTCATCAATCAAAATCAATTGTAGGTGACATCCTAAAAGTTGAAGGGAAAGAATATGTTATTTGTGGAATAGCCAAAGATTGGCCAATTAATTCTAGCTTAAAATTTGATTTAATAATTTCAACATCCTCTGAAAATCTATCAGCAAATAGTGAAGAAGAACTTTCTTTTATTTACGTTGAACTTTTTGATTCAGAAAGCCTAAGTAGTTTGTTGCAATCGCTAAATTCATTTATAAAAAGTGAATTTCCTGAAAACACCCCTAAGTTGAAGGGAATAAACATCGCTAACCAACACATTGAGACAGATTTATTACCGAATAGGATATCTAGGCTTCAACTGGCTATTTTTTCTATAGTTAGTGTGATTATCCTTCTAATAACACTAAGTAACTATTCAAGTCATTCTTTAACAATCGCAATTAAGGAAATGAGGTCTATTGGCATAAAAAAAATTCTTGGAATCAATAAATCTCAACTTATACTAGGATTTTTTGTTGAAGCTAGCCTTATAGTATTTTCATCAGTTTTGCTTTCATTATTCTTGATCTGGTTCTTAAAAAATCAATTGAGCGCATCTCTTTCTGTAGAACTAGAATTCAATACATTAAGTAGAGAATTTCTTTTTTTAACATTCGCCACGTTAATTTTCTGTTCTTGTATAATAACCGTATTTATTTACGGTACTGTCACTCGTATTTCTCCATCTGAAATATTGATTTCAGCAAAATTGCCCAAAACGTTTATACACAAAAGCATAAATTATATAGTTGGATTTCAATGCATTGTAACCTCAGTATTTCTGGCGCTTACGATGACAGTAGTCCAGCAGAGAAGTTATCTTGATAATTTAGATATTGGATTTAATAAATCAAATAAGTTAATTCTTGACTTTGAAAGTGATAGACAGAGTAATCAAATTAATAATTCGCCTTTGCTTTTTAAGCGCGAAACGGAAACTCTATCCGGAGTAAACGCTGCCTCCCTTACAAGTTTCCTGCAATCATTGTCAATTAGGTCACTTAGGCTTGGTCAAACAAATGAAAATGTTGAAATTTATGCCATTGAAGCAGATGAAGGATTCATCCCCTTATTTAATATTGAAATTGTAGAGGGCAAAAACTTTAGTAGTCGTAACGAACTTAAGGAAATCATTCTAAACACCTCTGCATACGAGATATTAAAGAATCAATTCCAGCTTCAAGTTGGAGAACCTTTTCCTGATATTGCAAATAGTGTAATAGTGGGGGTTGTCGGAAATTTTCTATTTAATGGATTTCGCTCTAAGAATACTCCGTTAATCCTTGAGTACAATGCTAATTATTCAAAAAGATGTATTATCCAAACTACAAATTACAATGAGGTCCTTGCGGGCGAAATCAAGCAATTATGGTCGAAACACTTTTTAGGAATCCCCTTTGAAATAAAGGAATTTAGTCCTGAATATGATAAAAAGTTTCTACCAGAAAATAGGCTGTCTTGGATATTAATGGCGGGGGCTATTATGAGCATTGTAATTTGCCTTTTGGGTTTCGTAGGAATGGCTCAGTATGCTACAACAAATAGAAGAAAAGAAATGAGCATACGGAAAATTTTTGGGTCTAGCTCTAAACAAATCACAATTCTTTATTTTAAGAAATTCCTGAAAGTCTTTTTTTTCTCCGCACTACTCTCGACCCCCATAACGTATTTAGCATGTGAAGCTTTTCTTAATTTGTTTGCATATAAAATCGATTTTGGCTTAGGAATAATAGTGGTATGTGTGCTAGCACAAATCTTCGTTATTTTAATTATTGTTAGTTTTCAAACGATAAGATCCTCTATGATAAATCCCATTATTGATTTACGTTACCAGTAG
- a CDS encoding HipA domain-containing protein: protein MKKYLQPDKIENYSGFRAGLGKIEILKKHQYYVTDQPVSGDAPKKFIKHYEYGEAAKRHPNKWPAFIAKTGHKWYPIESITEYLLNRLGETLGIRMAASKLAYGGSQIRFLSKYFLAPDQSLVHGAQIYAGYFGDDQDFVEEIEKNKLAKELLTLQITQKAILKFFPIHAHQILEDLIKMLLFDAWVGNNDRHFYNWGVITDVKGRQTPYFSPVYDTARGLFWNYQEQKIVSLSKNSKELEAQIKKYITGSSPKIGWDSEVDINHIRLVEQIAKYNFGLKRESIHDLFSDDNLRKCEALIS from the coding sequence ATGAAAAAATATTTACAGCCAGACAAGATCGAAAATTACTCGGGCTTTCGTGCTGGTTTAGGTAAGATTGAGATTCTTAAAAAGCATCAGTACTATGTGACAGACCAACCTGTTTCGGGTGATGCACCTAAAAAGTTTATAAAGCACTATGAATATGGTGAAGCAGCAAAACGCCACCCCAACAAGTGGCCAGCCTTCATTGCAAAGACTGGACATAAGTGGTACCCAATTGAATCCATCACCGAATATCTTTTGAATCGATTAGGTGAAACATTGGGTATTCGCATGGCCGCATCAAAGTTGGCCTACGGTGGCTCTCAAATCCGTTTTTTGAGCAAGTACTTTTTGGCTCCTGATCAATCTTTGGTACATGGTGCCCAGATTTATGCCGGGTATTTTGGTGACGATCAGGATTTTGTAGAGGAAATAGAGAAGAACAAACTTGCCAAGGAATTATTGACCCTCCAGATTACTCAAAAGGCGATTTTAAAATTCTTTCCCATACATGCCCATCAGATTTTAGAAGACCTGATTAAAATGCTTCTTTTTGATGCGTGGGTTGGTAATAATGATCGCCACTTCTATAATTGGGGTGTGATAACGGACGTTAAGGGTAGGCAAACACCCTACTTTTCGCCCGTCTATGACACCGCCCGTGGTTTATTCTGGAACTATCAAGAGCAAAAAATTGTATCTTTGAGCAAGAATTCTAAAGAACTTGAAGCTCAGATTAAGAAGTACATTACCGGTTCCTCTCCTAAGATAGGATGGGATAGTGAGGTCGATATAAATCATATTCGGCTTGTAGAGCAAATTGCCAAATATAATTTTGGGCTTAAGAGGGAAAGCATTCATGACTTATTTTCGGATGACAATCTTAGAAAATGCGAAGCGCTGATTTCATGA
- a CDS encoding peptidase domain-containing ABC transporter codes for MFKKFPVYRQQDSQDCGPACLKMIFEYYGKKISLEALKEEMFFTKHGVSLFSIDNAAQKYGFETLPCEVSINDIKEANLPAIIHWNSEHFVVLYKIREGQFSIADPTFGLINYKKSEFTKCWSNDKEDGVGIMLLLQPTRRFEELVIQDSSSKINIYSFIKKYLLRFKKLWFQFLLGVLMGGVVLYTIPLLTRAIVDTGIHFKDVNLIYIILLGQFFLYLSSATIEFIRRWIIVNLSSKISVNILSDFLIKMMRLPLRFFDTKIIGDILQRIEDHERIEAFISGSSLNFLISVVVFITFITVLFIFNTPIFLVFISISSLYIIYSLLFQSRRAALDFKRFNNMAQNRSNLIEIIQGMPEIKLSNSEKVRRQEWNKIQEKLFNLNMESQKLLQFQDLGSRLINDLKNIVITAISATAVVAGEFTIGQMITIQFIIGQLNVPLNDFLFFIRSSQDTKLSLKRISDIHQLQDEDSLDENKSSTIKMDNDVVINNLSFSYEGEGSTEVLKNLSLIIPKGKITAIVGSSGSGKTTLMKLLLKYYSIANNSILIGDHDLNNIKSEVWRAKCGAVLQEGFLFSDSISRNVALSDEFPNIEKVNFVLGLANLKEFVDTLPQGLNTKIGSSGVDLSVGQKQRLLIARALYKDPEFLLLDEATSSLDSRNEKIISENLYDYFFKGKTVLIIAHRLSTVKNAHKIAVLENGNIVEEGTHSELLSLKKQYYNLINNQLELA; via the coding sequence ATGTTTAAAAAATTCCCAGTATATAGACAGCAAGATTCTCAGGATTGTGGGCCAGCATGCCTAAAAATGATTTTTGAATATTATGGGAAGAAAATAAGTCTAGAGGCACTAAAAGAGGAAATGTTTTTCACAAAGCATGGTGTTTCATTATTCTCAATTGATAATGCAGCTCAAAAATATGGGTTTGAGACACTTCCTTGCGAGGTGTCCATTAATGACATCAAAGAAGCTAATTTGCCAGCCATTATTCATTGGAACAGCGAACACTTCGTTGTTCTTTACAAGATAAGGGAGGGTCAATTTAGCATAGCTGATCCTACTTTTGGTTTAATTAATTATAAGAAGTCTGAGTTTACAAAATGCTGGAGCAATGATAAAGAAGATGGAGTAGGTATCATGTTATTATTACAGCCCACCAGAAGATTTGAGGAGTTAGTTATTCAAGATAGCTCATCTAAAATAAATATCTATTCCTTCATAAAGAAATACCTTCTTAGGTTTAAAAAACTCTGGTTTCAATTTCTATTGGGGGTACTAATGGGAGGTGTTGTGCTGTATACCATTCCATTGCTGACACGTGCAATTGTAGATACAGGAATACATTTTAAAGATGTTAATCTTATTTATATTATTCTACTTGGTCAATTTTTTTTGTATTTGAGTAGTGCCACCATAGAATTTATAAGGCGATGGATAATAGTCAATTTAAGCTCCAAAATTTCCGTAAATATTCTTTCCGATTTTCTAATTAAAATGATGCGTTTACCGTTGCGTTTTTTTGATACTAAGATTATTGGGGATATACTTCAAAGAATTGAAGATCACGAAAGGATTGAGGCATTTATTTCTGGGTCTTCATTAAATTTTCTTATTTCAGTTGTCGTTTTCATTACATTTATAACAGTACTATTCATATTTAATACACCGATTTTTCTAGTCTTTATTTCAATAAGTTCACTTTATATAATTTACTCGCTTCTATTCCAATCAAGGCGTGCCGCATTAGATTTTAAGCGCTTTAATAATATGGCGCAAAATCGCAGTAATTTGATTGAGATTATCCAAGGAATGCCTGAAATTAAGCTTAGTAATTCAGAAAAAGTTAGACGTCAAGAATGGAATAAAATTCAAGAAAAGCTTTTCAATTTAAATATGGAAAGCCAAAAGTTGCTTCAGTTTCAAGACTTAGGCAGCAGATTAATTAATGATTTAAAAAATATAGTGATAACAGCAATCTCAGCTACAGCCGTGGTTGCGGGAGAATTCACAATTGGTCAGATGATTACCATTCAATTTATTATTGGCCAATTAAATGTTCCCCTGAATGATTTTCTTTTCTTTATTCGGTCTTCTCAAGACACTAAATTGAGCTTAAAAAGGATAAGCGATATTCATCAATTGCAAGACGAGGATTCGCTAGATGAAAATAAAAGTAGCACTATTAAAATGGATAATGATGTAGTCATAAATAATTTATCATTTAGCTATGAAGGTGAAGGTTCTACTGAAGTACTAAAGAATTTATCATTAATAATCCCCAAAGGAAAAATAACTGCCATTGTGGGGTCAAGTGGAAGTGGAAAAACCACGTTGATGAAACTGCTATTGAAATATTACTCTATTGCCAACAATTCGATTTTAATAGGTGATCATGATTTAAATAATATTAAAAGTGAAGTTTGGCGAGCAAAATGTGGAGCAGTACTGCAAGAAGGTTTTCTTTTTTCTGATTCGATTTCAAGAAATGTTGCACTATCTGATGAATTTCCAAACATTGAGAAAGTAAATTTTGTTCTTGGCCTTGCAAACCTAAAGGAATTTGTTGACACCCTGCCTCAAGGCTTAAATACTAAGATTGGGAGTAGTGGCGTTGATTTAAGTGTAGGGCAGAAGCAAAGGTTATTGATAGCCCGTGCACTTTATAAAGACCCTGAATTTCTATTATTAGATGAAGCTACTTCTTCTCTTGATTCACGTAACGAAAAAATCATATCAGAAAACCTTTATGATTATTTCTTTAAAGGTAAAACTGTGTTGATAATTGCACATCGGTTAAGTACAGTAAAAAATGCCCATAAAATTGCTGTTTTAGAAAATGGAAATATCGTGGAAGAAGGCACTCATTCTGAATTACTAAGCTTAAAAAAACAGTACTATAATCTAATAAATAATCAGCTTGAACTTGCCTAA